From Leishmania mexicana MHOM/GT/2001/U1103 complete genome, chromosome 10:
ACGTTGGCCTCACGGTTGCCCacgagctggcggcgctctTTAGCCGGCGTCGTCAGCAGGACGCCAGAGGTGACGACGACAAGGCCGCAGCCCTGCTCGAGGAGATCTAcctcgacgacggtgagcacggcggagcaggcgtGCTTGGCGGAGACTTGAACacggaggcgatgcgcaATATTCGGCGAGAGCTGGAGTACCTGcaggcggcgaagcagcagcgcatgtgGGAACTCTTGATGCGGTTCGAGTTACAGAAGACGCGCTGTGCTGACAAAatggacggcagcggccaccgGGTGCCCAACCTTGGCACTGCCGGTGCGCGCGGTGCCAATGACCGCACCTCGTTGCCCTCCGTCGACCCTGACCGTCTCGGCTTCGAGGTAAAGTCTGGAAGTGCTGCCTGGTACGGGATGGAGGCTGCAAAGCGGGTGCACAACattctgcgccgccgcgcgcgtcCTGATCAGATCATCGTCGGTGGCGGCCCGCACGGTGGCAGCGTCGGCATTGAGCTCAGTCGCCGCACTGCGCAGCCGGGGTCAAGCAAAGCAAGCAGCAGTAAGGAGGGCAATTTCGGCGGCGCCAGGGCTTCCCTTGGCTGTGGTATGTTGAGCCAGGAGGACGAGGGCTACGCACACTCATCTGCTGAAGAGGAGGCGTTGTATACACTGGGTCCCTATGCGTTGCATCAGCGGTCCGCTCGCAGCACTGGGCGGGCTACCCCGTCGACGGTGCGCCTTCCACCTCTGCATCAGTATTCGCTGTTCCGTGCGCAGCAGGGCCGCGACGGTCTCGCCGCCCACGGCGGCAACCCCGCGCTGATAACAGGCGTGGGGTACTTGTCGCCACGCGATGTTCTGAGTCTGAACGCGTACGGGCGCATGGCCTCCGGTGGCGCGGACGACTACTCAGGCGCCACCCAACCTCTTTACGCTGCTGGCAGCCTTACCGAGCAGGTGCTGGCGTACCGAGAAGCGCTGATGCGCTCTGTCGGCCGCGTCGTGCCGATGCCGTTCACCACCTACGCCAATGGGGCTCCGTACTGCTTGCCACTCTCGACATGGCCAGCGTCATCGGGGAAGGCCAGTGCGTCTGGCAACGAGCGCTACGACCCGCTAGGCCGCGAACTGCCTTCGCCGGTGCCGCTACCGGATTTGACTACGTGGGTGTACGGAGTCCCTGAGGTGTACGCCTCgtcgctcctgcagcagcagaccaCTGGCTCGCATCAACCGCAGAACATGGCCCTCTTCATGCCCCGCTACGACTGTTCTCAGCTTGCCGAGGTCGATGGGCGTCAGCGCGCGTGTATGACGTCGCCGGTGCCACCGTCACTgagtcgcagccgcagctttCCGGCTGGTGCAACTGCTGGTGCTCCCACCTACTCTACGCCTGCTGCCCTTGCTGCGCAGCGACTACAGGCAATGCTCAGCGTGTCCATGTGTGACCCGTCTgtcggcgcagctcctgccgccgccgccggaaGCCGCGGAGCGCTTCCGACGACGCGAGGTTATGCTTATCCTGTGCACTCGCGGCGGAGCGACGGTGCCGCGACAACACAGCCGCgctcaccggcgccgcctttgACGAAACGGACTCTGTCCAGCACgagcgccggcgtcgacggcgctgcaccgtCTTCGGTGACCAACCAAAGAACGGCTGGCGAATGCAAAGTCAGTGAGCCGAACTACGAGTTCTTTGTTTTTGACGAGAAGGACTTGAACCCCCTTGCAGAGACGCTGGGGCCTCCGAAGGACAGCTCCGCGTGAACAGGGATGGGTGACGTGGCCGCAAGCGCGAGGAAGAGCGTAGGCGCACATGGTATACGTGCACGGttgtgcacgcgtgcaggaaagtgcatcgccgtcgctctCTTCTCAGCGTGgtccaccccaccccctcgtcCCCGTCGCGCAGCCCATCCACACAAGATTCGATGTACAGCACAGAGACGTcagctgctctctctctcagattttttctttgcttttgTTCTATGTTACCATAtgaccccaccaccaccaccaccctcccctcagACACACTGAGTCTGTGTTCGGCGCTTCCCCGTCTCTGTGGTGCGCGGTAGTCGTGGGTTGGGTGCGCAAGCGTGTGTGCTTAGGTCACCGTCGCGCTGCCACGCCGTTGCCTTTTTCTGTTGCTCACAACCCCAcgttctctgtgtgtgtgtgtgtctctgtcctTCACCGCTCTACACGCTGCGTGGGTGTTACACGTGCGTGTAGtgcaaggaggaggggacggcGACGTAGAAGCCTCACGGGCACGTGGATCGGGTCAGCACATCCATGGAACCAAGGAAGGAAACAGCGAGAAGGCCACTTCAAGAAGACAACAATGGCCCAACGAAACACGCATCGACGCCACCGACACCCaagatgtgtgtgtgcgtgggtgggtgggtgggtgtggggcAGTGCTGCTCCGGCTTCTTACGCATGACATCTTCTCATGGGTCTCTGCCCCTTCTCTGACACCGTCGCtatctctctccctttcctttcaTCCTTTCCCACCTTTCcgtcaccacacacacatacacacgcacgcatgcatgcatcggggttgcgtgtgcgtgtgcggtgtgtgtgcccacccacccacccacccacaaTCGAGCACTCGCAGtcgccctccttctccacacacacacacacacacaaacaaacacCTCTACACCTGACTTGCCCTCGACACCCTCCCGATTTAGTGCCCTAAAACACATACCCATACCCAtaccgcctctctccctccctctgctcgTGTTTCGCGCCTTGCCTGCACGTCTTGCCTAGCATCTGTTCTCGTTGCTATATATCTGAGAGCGAACACCTGCCGTTGCGCCTTCCCCcgcgccaccccaccctcgTCCACGTGCAGCCTCCCATTCGGAATACGCGCTCGAGTCGCTGACGTCCTCACTGTCCCTCCTGCAGCCGtcctttgcttttttttttccgctcGGCTCGCGCGAAATGTTCCGTCGTGTTACGGCTGCTTCGGCGAGCTCGCTCGTCGCCgcccgctccttctccagcaccaACGTCTGCCTGGACAAGCGCATCAAGGTGAAGAATGAGGTGGTAGACATGGACGGCGACGAGATGACGCGCATTATCTGGTCGTTCATCAAGGAAAAACTGATCCTGCCCTACGTGGATGTTCCGATCAACTACTTCGACCTCAGCGTGACCAACCGCGACGCGACGAACGACAAGGTCACGGCTGAAGCCGCCGAGGCGATCAAGAAGTGCAACGTTGGCATCAAGtgcgccaccatcacccccgATGAGGCCCGCGTGAAGGAATTCAACCTGAAGAAGATGTGGAAGAGTCCGAACGGCACCATCCGAAACATCCTCGGCGGTACGGTGTTCCGTGAGCCGATCATCGTCTCCAACATCCCACGTATCGTCCCGCAGTGGCACAACCCCATCGTGGTCGGCCGCCACGCCTTCGGCGACCAGTACAGGGCGACGGACGCTGTTTTGAAGCCCGGCAAGCTGCAGCTCGTGCACACGCCcgccgacggcagcgcgccgacAACGCTGGATGTGTACGACTTCAAGGGCGACGGTGTCGGGCTGGCCATGTACAACACGAAGGAGAGCATTGAGGGCTTCGCGAAGAGCTGCTTCCAGTACGCGCTGATGCGCAAGTACCCGCTCGTACTGACGACGAAGAACACCATCCTGAAGCAGTACGATGGCATGTTCCTGCAGACGTTCCAGCGCATGTATGACGAGCAGTACAAAGCCGACTTCGAGAAGGCCGGCATCACGTACAACCACCGCCTCATCGATGACCAGGTGGCGCAGATGATCAAGGGCGAGGGCGGCTTCGTGTGGGCGTGCAAAAACTACGATGGCGACGTGCAGAGCGACATCGTGGCGCAAGGCTTCGGCTCGCTGGGCCTCATGACATCTGTGCTGATGTGCCCGGATGGCAAAACCATCGAGGCCGAGGCCGCCCACGGCACGGTGACGCGTCACTaccgccagcaccagcagggCAAGGAGACGAGCACGAActccgtcgcctccatcTACGCCTGGACGCGCGGCCTCGCCCATCGTGGAAAGCTCGACGGCAACAGCGACCTCGTCAAGTTCTCGGAGACGCTGGAGAGGGTGGTCGTCAAGGCGATCGAGGATGGCCACATGACAAAGGACCTGGCTCTCTGCGTCTACGGCTCCAGCGGCGTCAAGCGTGAACACTACGAGACGACGGAGCAGTTCCTCGACAGCGTTGATGCAGCCCTGAAGCAGGCGATGGGAGCGTAAGGAGGCCACACAGGGACGGTCGAGAGCGTTAACCAAGGTGACCTCGCAGACGTACGGAAAGACGTGTGCGGGGAGCCGCGTTCGCCAGCGCCGATGCTGTTTCATCGCTCATGTCTTTcccctgcgcgtgtgtacgcgCTTGCGAGTTGGTGTGCGAGTTGTAGCATCAGGACGGCTCCGGAACGCCTTCTCGCCCGCCTTTATGCCGGTATGTGTGCACCTATGTGCTCTGCAGGCACCAAGAAGGTACGCGTGGCCGGCCCCGCTCCTTCAAGCTCGCCCTCACCGTCTGTGCCGTCTCCGCGGCACCCGTACCACCACTGTCACTTGTGGTGCGGCCAGCAACGTCCCGTCTTACGTGTTCCAGCGCCTTTCTCCGCTGCTGGCTCGCGGGCACATTCCTTAGGCAGTCAGAGACAGCGGGCAGTGGCTGTAagcggagagcgagagacgatGGCGCGGGAGCCGAGGGCAGGCGGGAGGTGACTGGCTTCAAACCATAGGCGGTGCCGAATGAGGATCCTGCCGATGAGGTGGGGacccgccaccgcggcgaggtcgaggatgaggagcagctgcgcctaGCGTGTATACTTATAAGCTGCCGATATTTTTCTCAGTAACATACCTTTCGTTGAAGTATAGACTTTTTCcccgttgtgtgtgtgtgtggcgtgtgtCAATGAAATATATGCAAACGGCGCACCTCAATGCTGGTAACAGTgtgtcgtcggcggcggggcggggggtgggggtgggggaaagGATGGGGAGTGGCCAGCACCCTATGAATTCGTGATGgccccctcctctgtgtTTCAAATCGCCGCGGGGTGGTGACGCGAGAAGTCCGAGGGTCGCTCACGCAGGCTGCTGGGGCTTTTTCAACAGGCTGGGCAagtggccgccgtcgagaACACACGCCGTGCCGTCTTTTCCTTAGGGCCCAGGGACCGGGCCGCGATGTGTGCGCTCTCATGATCCAACaacccaccccaccccctccttaCCCTGCATGACGTCTTACGTGTATCCTATCCTCTGCTCACGCAGCGTAGCAGCTGCACAGCCCATACCCCTCTTGCTCCGTAcagtctctcctcccctctctttctgccGACGATACACGAGGTGAGCAGAGCGAGTGTTTAGGCGCATCGCTTCACCAAGTCACCACCCCTACAGAGACCGCCACTGTCAAACATGTCGGGTGCACCGAGGTCCGGCAACAGGCGAATGCAAGCGTCGCCTTGCACTGCTTGAGAGGTGCAGGGGCGGATTacgcagcagaggcactgAACGGGCCGAAGAAGATCCTGGCAAACTCCTCtccgcgccgaggagcagcaccagccgcacgAGCCCTCAAAGAACTCTGAAGACAGGACTGCCCGGCGGGTGGCCCGGAGAGGGACAGGACAATAAGATGCTCACCGGGGGTGGTAGCGTGCCACGCGGGAAGACGacacgccacggcgctgcatTTTCTTCTGCTAGAGTGCGCATGCCCACGtagctctgctgctgcgcgtgcacacggGCACGCGGCTTCTCAGCTTTTAAATCCCCAAATCATGTGCATGCGATGCGCACGACGAGAATGCACCCAGCCGACACGTACTTCATCGTGTCGACATACGGACAGTATATCAACCCCGGGTGGGCAGGAGCAGGGCAGGAGGAAGGCGGTACCTTGGTGAGGGGCAGAGCAGGGGAGACCATCTGTGAAGGCaagacacacccacgcatggcgccagaggaggaggtaagGCGACGGATTCGGAGTCACGGCAGAGGGCCAAAGTGCCACTGCGATGGCCGGGCTTCCCCCGTTGATCTAGCTCCCCTCCCCATACCTGCACACAGGACACAAGCCGGCGCTGTGCTGTTGACGGCATGAATATCCGTCGTTGTCGATGAAGACGCGTCAAGAGgcaaagaaaacgagagaaGGGATAAGCAGGGCATCAGGTGTCATGGCACGTAGCAGTGGTTGCTGCTGGtagtgctgctggtggtggatgTGAGGGCAGCGCATCAGACACCTCAGCTATGGaggtgtgagggagggaggggggggggacatgGACGGCGTGCAGTGATGTCCTGACATCAGCGGTGGACCGTACACCTGGTAaaccaccagcagcactgctgcCACCCCATGGACAGTTCTTCTCTGCTTACCCATGTTGTTACTGCTGCTCCCGTTGAGAGGTGATGACTGTGGCCGTGGGCCGTTCCACCTCTCCACACCCTCCTCACTCGTCAACTCGAACTTTTACGTCTCGCCTCCTTTGCCGTTAATGGCCTTGCACGCTAATGCGTACGGAGTGTGTTGCATGAGCGccgccccaccacccaccccactcggctgatacacacacacacacacacacgcagagcgcACGCATCGTTGCTGTTAGCAGCGTCCCAATCGCTTGacgctccccccc
This genomic window contains:
- a CDS encoding putative isocitrate dehydrogenase [NADP], mitochondrial precursor, translated to MFRRVTAASASSLVAARSFSSTNVCLDKRIKVKNEVVDMDGDEMTRIIWSFIKEKLILPYVDVPINYFDLSVTNRDATNDKVTAEAAEAIKKCNVGIKCATITPDEARVKEFNLKKMWKSPNGTIRNILGGTVFREPIIVSNIPRIVPQWHNPIVVGRHAFGDQYRATDAVLKPGKLQLVHTPADGSAPTTLDVYDFKGDGVGLAMYNTKESIEGFAKSCFQYALMRKYPLVLTTKNTILKQYDGMFLQTFQRMYDEQYKADFEKAGITYNHRLIDDQVAQMIKGEGGFVWACKNYDGDVQSDIVAQGFGSLGLMTSVLMCPDGKTIEAEAAHGTVTRHYRQHQQGKETSTNSVASIYAWTRGLAHRGKLDGNSDLVKFSETLERVVVKAIEDGHMTKDLALCVYGSSGVKREHYETTEQFLDSVDAALKQAMGA